A genomic region of Rhodococcus sp. B50 contains the following coding sequences:
- a CDS encoding FadR/GntR family transcriptional regulator produces the protein MTAARNSRIPHRRIAETVAAELRERIFADDQYSFATQEQLVREFGVSHPSIREALRILETEGLVTVRRGKVGGADVHRPDEAQAAYHIGLSLQSARVTLRDLAVGLQMLEPNCAEACASREDRAEVVVPALRRCVEMSEQTMNDGVVFTQSGRDFHRLIVSFTPNPVIRSAVGSYVALWSAQEQAWAVATTRKGSYPSSALESDVVCAHRRIVDEIEAGRPGEAKRLARAHLEATQAFIIEHHGDSVVNVSSSSSWLGRPSMR, from the coding sequence GTGACGGCGGCGCGGAACAGCCGGATTCCACATCGTCGCATCGCGGAAACCGTGGCAGCGGAGTTGCGCGAGCGCATCTTTGCCGATGACCAATACAGTTTTGCGACCCAAGAGCAACTGGTCAGAGAATTCGGTGTGAGTCATCCCTCTATCAGGGAGGCGCTACGGATCCTCGAGACCGAGGGTTTGGTGACGGTGCGGCGAGGGAAGGTCGGCGGCGCAGACGTGCATCGACCGGATGAGGCGCAGGCGGCCTATCATATCGGTCTGTCCCTCCAGTCGGCGCGAGTGACCTTGCGCGACCTTGCTGTAGGGCTTCAGATGCTCGAGCCGAACTGTGCGGAGGCCTGTGCTTCACGGGAAGACCGTGCCGAAGTGGTGGTACCGGCCCTTCGGCGCTGTGTTGAGATGTCCGAGCAGACAATGAACGACGGCGTGGTTTTCACTCAATCCGGGCGCGACTTTCACCGGCTCATCGTCTCGTTCACCCCGAATCCGGTGATCCGCTCGGCAGTGGGCAGTTACGTCGCCCTGTGGTCGGCCCAGGAGCAGGCGTGGGCTGTCGCGACCACGCGAAAGGGCAGTTACCCGAGTTCGGCCCTCGAAAGCGATGTTGTGTGCGCGCATCGGCGGATCGTCGACGAAATCGAGGCCGGGCGGCCCGGTGAGGCGAAACGGCTGGCCCGGGCACATCTGGAAGCCACTCAAGCGTTCATCATCGAACATCACGGTGACAGCGTCGTCAATGTTTCGAGCAGTTCCTCGTGGCTTGGGCGACCTTCGATGCGATGA
- a CDS encoding SDR family NAD(P)-dependent oxidoreductase: MTNCPTEASTLGLDGRVAVVTGASSGLGVAVAEALAKSGARVAVVARRADRLAGLVERIGGVAVARDLSVLEQVASVVPEVVEALGPPEILINAAGSMFTEEKAESEPIEAIRQTLDLNLAAPFLLAQAAFPHMVAAGRGSIVNISSISGRVGIPGIPQASYAASKAGLSGLTVELAVQWARHSIRVNTVAPGFFRSEITGPLYDSERASEYLRRNTPLPTQGTADDIVGAVVWLAGDMASYVTGQTIVVDGGWTAR; this comes from the coding sequence ATGACGAATTGCCCTACCGAAGCATCCACGCTTGGCCTCGACGGACGTGTGGCGGTCGTTACCGGAGCTTCGTCCGGACTCGGGGTTGCAGTCGCGGAGGCGCTGGCGAAGTCCGGGGCCCGGGTCGCCGTCGTGGCTCGTCGTGCTGACAGACTCGCCGGTCTGGTGGAACGGATAGGCGGTGTTGCGGTAGCCCGTGACCTTTCTGTGCTCGAGCAGGTCGCCTCGGTCGTCCCTGAGGTCGTCGAGGCGTTGGGTCCGCCGGAGATCTTGATCAATGCCGCGGGCAGCATGTTCACCGAGGAGAAGGCCGAATCCGAACCGATCGAGGCAATTCGTCAGACACTCGATCTCAACCTGGCGGCGCCATTTTTATTGGCGCAAGCAGCGTTTCCCCACATGGTGGCCGCGGGCAGAGGATCCATCGTAAACATCTCCTCCATCAGTGGGAGGGTCGGGATACCCGGGATCCCACAGGCGTCGTATGCCGCGAGCAAAGCCGGTTTGTCGGGTCTCACCGTCGAATTGGCCGTCCAGTGGGCGCGTCATTCCATTCGGGTCAACACCGTGGCTCCGGGGTTCTTCCGTAGCGAGATCACTGGACCCCTGTACGACAGTGAACGCGCATCCGAATATCTGCGCCGAAACACCCCTCTGCCGACGCAGGGTACGGCGGACGACATCGTCGGCGCCGTAGTGTGGCTCGCGGGCGATATGGCGTCGTACGTGACAGGACAAACGATTGTCGTAGACGGTGGATGGACGGCCCGATGA
- a CDS encoding class I adenylate-forming enzyme family protein codes for MLDAALADRPDSPAVEAISGVWSYRELDEQARRAAGAMWKLGVRPGDRVAACLPNDLDIVAAFHGAQRIGAVWTGVGEALSEGEQEHIRDLCEPMLVLAGPEYRLKSAGRVDLDRWAELLASDESAPSVEHDIDAPAGIAFTSGTSGRPKAVVHSQRNMLLPGAALAHSRGWGPDLRKGDSFPLTILNLMVLSTLLTAQVGGCCVIMNRRDASGVADWIASRKITLWNGAPAQLYDLARRDDVDLSSLREVWSGGADTSDALRREFAERYGLIPRATYGLTEAPTVVSIDPVGADWREGSSGQVLPQYDVAAYDDDGVRLPAGELGELRITSTEVGPFADVWRPLLGYWENGGVRPTESSVIATGDMGTVDENGWLTVLDRKKLVIIRGGANIYPLEVERVISTHPDITKVVVYPVPDDRLGERVAAAFEGVGPIDTDALAELCRQKLSPYKVPEVWTQVEALPINAMGKVPRSGLAEFVSAQLTSTSTAKDPA; via the coding sequence GTGCTCGATGCCGCGCTTGCGGACCGACCGGATTCCCCAGCCGTCGAGGCGATCTCCGGGGTGTGGAGTTACCGCGAGCTCGATGAGCAGGCACGGCGGGCGGCCGGCGCGATGTGGAAACTCGGCGTACGTCCGGGGGATCGGGTGGCAGCATGTCTGCCCAACGACCTGGACATCGTTGCCGCGTTCCACGGTGCCCAGAGAATCGGAGCGGTCTGGACCGGTGTCGGAGAAGCGTTGTCGGAGGGCGAGCAGGAGCACATTCGGGATCTCTGTGAGCCGATGTTGGTGCTCGCCGGCCCCGAGTACCGACTGAAGAGTGCGGGCAGAGTGGACCTCGATCGGTGGGCCGAGCTTCTCGCCTCTGATGAGTCTGCGCCGTCGGTGGAGCACGACATCGATGCACCTGCGGGAATTGCCTTCACCAGCGGTACATCTGGTCGGCCGAAGGCAGTTGTCCACAGCCAGCGGAACATGCTGTTGCCCGGTGCCGCGCTGGCGCATTCTCGCGGTTGGGGACCCGATCTGCGCAAAGGTGACAGCTTTCCGCTGACGATTCTCAACCTGATGGTGCTGTCGACACTTCTGACCGCACAGGTCGGTGGATGCTGTGTGATCATGAACCGCCGCGATGCTTCCGGTGTCGCAGATTGGATCGCGTCGCGCAAGATCACCTTGTGGAATGGTGCACCCGCGCAGCTCTACGATTTGGCCCGGCGAGATGACGTCGATCTGTCCTCGCTGCGAGAGGTGTGGAGCGGCGGCGCCGACACCTCCGATGCGCTACGGCGCGAGTTCGCAGAAAGGTACGGGCTGATCCCGCGCGCCACTTACGGGTTGACAGAGGCGCCGACGGTCGTGTCGATCGATCCGGTCGGGGCGGACTGGCGGGAGGGGAGCAGCGGCCAGGTGTTACCCCAGTACGACGTGGCAGCGTATGACGACGACGGTGTGAGGTTGCCCGCGGGCGAGCTCGGCGAACTGCGGATAACGTCAACCGAGGTCGGACCGTTTGCTGATGTGTGGCGGCCGCTGCTCGGGTACTGGGAGAACGGTGGCGTGCGTCCGACAGAGTCGTCAGTCATCGCCACCGGCGACATGGGCACGGTCGACGAGAACGGGTGGTTGACCGTTCTGGATCGTAAGAAGCTGGTCATAATCCGTGGTGGTGCCAACATATATCCCCTCGAGGTGGAGCGGGTCATTTCGACCCATCCGGATATCACCAAGGTTGTCGTCTACCCCGTGCCCGACGATCGCCTCGGAGAGCGGGTGGCGGCAGCATTCGAAGGCGTGGGGCCGATCGACACGGACGCACTCGCAGAATTGTGCCGGCAGAAATTGTCTCCGTATAAGGTCCCCGAGGTCTGGACCCAGGTCGAAGCTCTTCCAATCAATGCAATGGGCAAGGTTCCGCGATCAGGTCTCGCCGAGTTCGTCAGTGCACAATTGACATCGACATCGACAGCAAAGGATCCGGCATGA
- a CDS encoding ABC transporter ATP-binding protein — MAGSGTAHLRDDGDVVLSIRNLTVEYRGKDGDRVFAVSDVSLDARRGETIGLVGESGCGKSSVAKAIMQLPPPKSGQVLVDGTDLLGTSGTALRRHRRKLQMIFQDPISSLNPLRKVKDIIAEGLRIQGGLSKDEVTKRSLEMIDRVGLDADTASDRRPHEFSGGQCQRISIARAMVLDPEIVICDEPVSALDVSVQAQIINLLEDMKKRYRLTLLFIAHDLAVVKNVSDRVVVMYLGKICEVAGSDDLFTSPVHPYTQALIKSIPEPDPEAPVQEFTLSGDLPSPLDPPSGCRFRTRCPSARSRCAEEEPEIREIEPGHFAACHFPLKVSIRDEGLSDASVAAGR, encoded by the coding sequence ATGGCCGGCAGTGGAACTGCTCATCTGCGGGACGACGGCGATGTCGTTCTCAGTATTCGAAATCTGACCGTGGAGTACCGCGGGAAAGACGGTGACCGTGTCTTTGCGGTCTCCGACGTGAGCTTGGATGCCCGTCGCGGAGAGACCATCGGGCTCGTGGGGGAGTCGGGTTGCGGAAAGTCCAGCGTGGCTAAGGCAATTATGCAGTTGCCGCCGCCCAAGTCCGGGCAGGTCCTGGTCGATGGCACCGACCTGCTGGGTACGTCGGGTACTGCACTGCGGCGACATCGCCGGAAACTGCAGATGATCTTCCAGGACCCGATTTCGTCCTTGAACCCCTTGCGAAAGGTGAAGGACATCATCGCGGAAGGTTTGCGGATTCAAGGTGGTCTGAGCAAGGACGAGGTCACCAAGAGATCCTTGGAAATGATCGATCGTGTTGGCCTGGATGCCGATACTGCATCGGACCGCAGACCCCACGAGTTCTCGGGTGGGCAATGTCAACGGATCTCGATTGCGCGTGCGATGGTTCTCGATCCAGAGATCGTGATCTGCGATGAGCCAGTTTCGGCCCTGGACGTGTCGGTGCAGGCGCAGATAATCAACCTTCTCGAGGACATGAAGAAGCGTTACCGGCTGACGCTGCTGTTCATTGCGCACGACCTTGCCGTTGTCAAGAACGTGAGTGACCGCGTTGTTGTGATGTATCTCGGAAAGATCTGTGAGGTCGCCGGTTCCGACGATCTGTTCACCTCACCGGTGCATCCGTACACGCAGGCCCTGATCAAGTCCATCCCGGAACCGGATCCCGAAGCTCCGGTGCAAGAGTTCACCCTCAGCGGAGATCTGCCGTCACCTCTGGATCCGCCCAGTGGCTGCCGCTTCCGCACGAGGTGCCCATCTGCACGGAGTAGATGTGCCGAAGAAGAGCCGGAGATCAGAGAAATCGAACCGGGCCATTTCGCGGCGTGCCACTTCCCTCTGAAGGTTTCGATCCGGGACGAAGGTCTCTCCGACGCCTCGGTGGCGGCCGGTCGGTGA
- a CDS encoding ABC transporter ATP-binding protein: MMSSGRTAVDEAEVAAPSVEQSNLLEISDLRVWFDTPRGLVRAVDGVDLELQAGKTLGIVGESGSGKSVLSRAIMRILAPSAQVRDGSRIRFAGTDLVTVSRKKNQHLWGVDLSMVFQDPMTSLTPVMTIGEQLSETVRYHLGLDRQVAKETVIRLLTQVGIPEPLKRFDQYPHNLSGGMRQRVTIALAISCSPKLLIADEPTTALDVTVQQQILDLLHDLQVKSNMAMILITHDLGVVAGRADTIAVMYAGRVVEKGPTRELFAHMRHPYTRALIDAIPRLANPSHTYLPSIPGRPPTIIDPPPGCSFAPRCPSAQARCLVETPLLSVSDDRSDHSVACFFPLGTPEGEAARAVNAAAGTTAAGTELDSRGVI; the protein is encoded by the coding sequence ATGATGAGCAGTGGTAGGACAGCGGTCGACGAGGCTGAGGTTGCGGCGCCTTCGGTCGAGCAGTCGAATCTCCTCGAGATTTCGGACCTCCGAGTCTGGTTCGATACACCCCGTGGCCTCGTACGTGCCGTAGATGGTGTAGACCTCGAGCTGCAGGCGGGCAAGACGTTGGGGATCGTCGGCGAATCCGGGTCCGGTAAATCTGTTCTGTCCCGTGCGATCATGCGAATTCTCGCGCCCAGCGCGCAGGTGCGGGACGGTAGCCGGATCAGATTTGCCGGCACTGATCTGGTAACCGTGTCGAGAAAGAAGAACCAGCACCTCTGGGGTGTCGACCTCTCGATGGTTTTTCAGGACCCGATGACGTCCCTGACACCGGTGATGACTATCGGTGAACAGCTGTCGGAGACGGTGCGTTACCATCTCGGTCTCGACCGGCAAGTTGCGAAGGAAACCGTCATACGTTTGTTGACGCAGGTAGGAATCCCTGAGCCGCTCAAGCGCTTTGATCAGTATCCGCACAACCTGTCCGGTGGTATGCGTCAACGGGTGACGATAGCGCTCGCAATCTCGTGCAGTCCGAAATTGTTGATAGCAGACGAACCGACTACCGCGCTCGATGTGACGGTGCAGCAACAAATCCTCGATCTGCTCCACGACCTGCAGGTCAAGTCGAACATGGCAATGATCCTGATTACGCACGATCTGGGAGTGGTGGCCGGCCGCGCGGACACGATTGCTGTGATGTACGCGGGCAGGGTGGTGGAAAAGGGCCCGACACGCGAACTGTTCGCACACATGCGCCACCCGTACACCCGGGCGCTGATCGATGCCATTCCGAGGCTGGCGAATCCGAGCCATACCTACCTCCCTTCGATTCCGGGTCGGCCACCGACGATCATCGATCCCCCGCCCGGATGCAGCTTCGCCCCGAGGTGCCCGTCAGCGCAGGCGCGGTGCTTGGTGGAGACGCCCTTACTTTCGGTGTCCGACGACAGAAGCGACCATTCTGTGGCGTGCTTCTTCCCGTTGGGAACTCCGGAGGGCGAGGCGGCCCGTGCGGTCAACGCGGCTGCGGGTACCACCGCGGCCGGTACCGAGCTCGACTCGAGGGGCGTGATCTGA
- a CDS encoding ABC transporter permease — translation MTDLIQRGSESAKPILVPGKRRIDRPRRSRRRRHDYGALLGAVWIGLVVFAALAANWLPFPDPNELSDTFNAAPGFSSHPLGTDPLGRDILSRCIFGARVSMTVAIGGTAVAMVIGVTIGMLAGYLRGAVDTVISVLINFLLSFPALIFLIALVAALGPSLSTLVIGLALLGIPNFARVARANTIAFSDREFVTASKALGASPIRILTRELLANVMLPVMSLALVVMATLVVAEGSLSFLGLGVPPPTPSWGGMLAEGREYLREYPHLVLVPSLFFFLTVFSFNRLGDWARGRIGKESAI, via the coding sequence ATGACCGACCTCATTCAACGGGGCAGCGAATCCGCCAAGCCGATACTGGTGCCCGGCAAACGACGTATCGACCGTCCGAGGCGGTCTCGGCGACGTCGTCATGATTACGGTGCCCTACTGGGGGCGGTGTGGATCGGGCTCGTGGTATTTGCCGCGCTGGCGGCGAACTGGTTGCCCTTCCCCGACCCCAACGAGTTGAGCGACACGTTCAATGCTGCACCAGGTTTCAGCTCTCACCCGTTGGGCACCGACCCGCTCGGGCGAGACATCTTGTCCCGATGCATCTTCGGTGCTCGAGTGTCGATGACCGTAGCCATCGGCGGTACCGCAGTAGCTATGGTCATCGGCGTCACGATCGGTATGCTCGCCGGCTATCTGCGCGGAGCTGTCGATACCGTGATCTCGGTTCTCATCAACTTCCTGTTGTCATTCCCCGCGTTGATCTTCTTGATCGCGCTCGTAGCTGCGCTCGGTCCCTCGCTTTCGACGTTGGTGATCGGTCTCGCACTTTTGGGGATCCCGAACTTCGCCCGTGTTGCGAGAGCGAATACCATCGCGTTCTCTGATCGAGAGTTCGTCACCGCATCGAAAGCACTCGGTGCAAGTCCGATTCGAATACTGACACGCGAACTTCTCGCCAATGTCATGTTGCCCGTGATGTCGCTCGCTTTGGTCGTGATGGCTACTCTCGTGGTTGCAGAGGGGAGCTTGAGCTTCTTGGGGTTGGGCGTTCCGCCGCCTACGCCGAGCTGGGGCGGCATGCTCGCAGAAGGTCGTGAGTACCTTCGTGAATATCCACATCTGGTACTGGTCCCCTCCCTGTTCTTCTTTCTCACAGTCTTTTCATTCAACAGACTCGGTGATTGGGCGCGGGGTCGGATCGGTAAGGAGTCGGCCATATGA
- a CDS encoding ABC transporter permease has product MANFLLLVWMVSVAVFLLLELIPGDPVDSLVPPGSPEDVREAARELYGLNEPLLDRYLSWIGGIVQGDFGMSLATNNDVMALIAERAPVSLELAVVSMSVALVVSIPVGVWSAYRQGGKFDKVATAATSATLAIPSFVLGILLVFVFGVQLGVLPILGWVPFSEDPIEHIKYLILPVLTLAAGECVLFTRILKGDMITTLQQDHVLSARARGLPTWRILVRHALRQSSFSLVTVSGVVIGRLIGGTVIVELIFSLPGMGSLVVNSILSRDFIVVQAIVLLSAVIYLVLNTIVDSAYPWLDPRVRKVQAS; this is encoded by the coding sequence GTGGCGAACTTCCTCTTACTGGTCTGGATGGTCAGTGTGGCAGTTTTCCTTCTGCTGGAGCTGATTCCCGGTGACCCCGTGGACAGTCTGGTTCCTCCCGGCTCGCCGGAGGACGTGCGAGAGGCGGCACGCGAACTCTACGGGCTGAATGAACCGCTGCTCGACCGCTATTTGTCTTGGATCGGTGGAATCGTTCAAGGTGACTTCGGGATGTCTCTAGCGACGAACAACGATGTGATGGCGTTGATCGCAGAACGCGCCCCGGTGTCCCTGGAACTTGCAGTTGTGTCGATGAGCGTGGCGCTTGTCGTCTCGATCCCGGTCGGCGTCTGGTCGGCGTACCGTCAGGGAGGCAAGTTCGACAAGGTTGCCACGGCGGCGACCTCGGCGACCTTGGCCATACCTTCGTTTGTCCTCGGAATCCTGCTGGTCTTCGTCTTCGGCGTGCAGCTAGGGGTGCTACCGATTCTGGGATGGGTGCCATTTTCTGAGGATCCGATCGAGCACATCAAGTACCTGATCCTGCCTGTGCTCACCTTGGCGGCCGGCGAATGCGTCTTGTTCACCCGGATTCTCAAGGGGGACATGATCACAACGCTCCAGCAAGATCACGTGCTGTCCGCGCGTGCGCGCGGTTTGCCCACATGGCGGATTCTCGTCCGCCATGCACTCCGCCAGTCGTCGTTTTCTCTGGTCACCGTATCCGGTGTGGTGATCGGGCGGCTGATCGGTGGCACCGTCATCGTCGAGCTGATCTTCTCGCTCCCGGGCATGGGCTCCTTGGTGGTGAACTCGATCTTGTCGCGGGACTTTATCGTGGTGCAGGCCATCGTCCTCCTCAGCGCAGTCATCTATTTGGTATTGAACACCATTGTCGACTCGGCGTATCCATGGCTCGATCCGAGAGTTCGAAAGGTGCAGGCATCATGA
- a CDS encoding ABC transporter substrate-binding protein: MAVNIESKTLDPAWCPYNYDRCAPIFGTLLEYDAESDEMVSAMAESFESTDGVTWILKLRDGVKFSDGTPYDAEAVAFNWARIKDPATLSTATELAAPLTWRVVDPLTLEVTSATPNFQLPWAMTQGLGMIGSPTAMQEMGADYGNAPIGAGPFLLESWTRDTEARYVANPDYWDANLPYLDSFVLKVIKHDDQRLNALRAGEIDIAWSTQSKDAKTMEAEGFTVHTLPLVGGTGLNLNLEDPVLEDPDLRLAIQKSIDPKGINAAVYPGTDSADAFLRPDSEFRDDALGKYPELNLDEAQKIFDSYLSRTGKSDVTLSFNVHAGIPDLTLVAQVLQSQLQKINGLTVNIEPVEYGALETMRRAGDFQMVLGSTLSQQMDALYDTFHSGGKNNITGFSNPEVDAALETTRTSNDPEDVKAAYQTVNGVVSEDAPIRTWRYPEGYIFSQKDVEGLKVIGVPSAAGVIVDEVWLNK; this comes from the coding sequence ATGGCGGTGAACATCGAATCCAAGACACTCGATCCGGCCTGGTGTCCCTACAACTACGACAGGTGTGCACCGATCTTCGGCACGCTGCTGGAGTACGACGCCGAAAGCGACGAGATGGTGTCGGCAATGGCTGAGTCCTTCGAATCGACCGATGGCGTCACCTGGATCCTGAAGCTTCGTGACGGTGTCAAGTTCAGCGACGGCACACCGTATGACGCTGAGGCGGTTGCGTTCAACTGGGCCCGGATCAAAGATCCGGCAACACTCTCGACGGCAACCGAACTTGCGGCGCCGTTGACGTGGCGAGTGGTGGATCCACTGACGCTCGAGGTCACCTCGGCGACGCCCAACTTCCAATTGCCCTGGGCGATGACGCAAGGACTCGGGATGATCGGGTCGCCCACCGCGATGCAGGAGATGGGTGCCGATTATGGTAATGCCCCCATTGGGGCGGGCCCGTTCCTGCTGGAGAGCTGGACTCGCGACACGGAAGCCCGATACGTTGCCAATCCCGATTACTGGGATGCCAACCTGCCGTATCTCGACAGCTTCGTGTTGAAGGTCATCAAGCACGATGATCAGCGACTGAATGCGTTGCGCGCAGGCGAGATCGATATCGCCTGGTCCACGCAATCGAAGGACGCGAAGACGATGGAGGCCGAAGGTTTCACCGTCCATACCCTGCCCCTGGTCGGAGGTACGGGACTGAACCTCAATCTCGAGGATCCAGTTCTCGAAGACCCGGACCTGCGACTCGCCATTCAGAAGAGCATCGATCCGAAGGGTATCAACGCCGCGGTCTACCCTGGCACCGACTCGGCTGACGCTTTCCTGAGACCCGACAGCGAGTTCCGTGATGATGCACTGGGTAAGTACCCGGAACTGAACCTCGACGAGGCACAGAAGATCTTCGATTCATACCTCAGTCGCACGGGCAAGTCGGATGTCACTCTGTCCTTCAACGTTCATGCCGGGATCCCCGACCTGACTCTTGTAGCGCAGGTTCTCCAGTCGCAGTTGCAGAAGATCAACGGTCTGACGGTGAACATCGAACCGGTGGAATACGGGGCCCTCGAGACGATGCGACGTGCGGGTGACTTCCAGATGGTGCTGGGTTCGACGCTCTCACAGCAGATGGATGCCCTCTACGATACGTTCCATTCCGGCGGCAAGAACAACATCACGGGCTTCTCCAATCCGGAAGTCGATGCCGCGCTGGAGACAACGCGAACGTCAAATGACCCAGAAGATGTGAAAGCTGCGTACCAGACGGTGAACGGTGTGGTGTCCGAGGACGCACCGATCCGGACGTGGCGATACCCCGAGGGATACATCTTCAGTCAGAAGGACGTCGAAGGGCTGAAGGTCATCGGGGTGCCGTCAGCCGCCGGTGTGATCGTCGACGAAGTCTGGCTCAACAAGTAG
- a CDS encoding acyl-CoA dehydrogenase family protein has protein sequence MTDHVDDFTVFHDELATVARDALGSVTSTGVIDWMQIAGAGWLGLEIADELEGAGATFAEIAVILREYGRAAAGGPYSAVASAAVGVLTLLEESPNRDDLLRQTAKGEAVPVLVQSGDLPSNAIFELIDGRGQYTLNGSAGFVPDVFLADQFLVPAMLPDGTRVVAEVAKGCSGLSITEQPVVDETRSFGEIIADGVTVPKCSVHRFSGDPDKSMRRVNDRTAVAIACDSIGISEAMLDATVEYACMREQFNRKIGSFQAVKHACADMLVNITIARKLVTRAVDAVCTPEWDEQSAVAASMAKAFATEMAVDIAGKAMQLHGGMGYTWESGIHVYLKRATLNRSQFGSPAAHRKLLGTRYLERGVRASNRDY, from the coding sequence ATGACTGATCACGTTGACGATTTCACCGTTTTTCACGACGAACTCGCCACCGTCGCACGCGACGCTCTGGGCTCAGTCACGTCCACCGGCGTGATCGACTGGATGCAGATTGCCGGCGCCGGTTGGTTGGGGCTCGAGATCGCGGACGAACTCGAGGGCGCGGGGGCAACATTCGCGGAGATCGCAGTCATCCTCCGGGAATACGGCCGTGCGGCGGCCGGCGGACCGTACTCGGCGGTTGCCTCGGCTGCCGTCGGTGTTCTCACCTTACTGGAGGAAAGCCCAAATCGTGACGACCTGCTTCGACAGACTGCCAAAGGTGAAGCCGTACCAGTCCTTGTGCAGTCTGGTGATCTTCCGTCGAACGCGATTTTTGAGCTCATCGACGGGCGGGGCCAGTATACGCTCAACGGTTCGGCGGGTTTCGTCCCGGATGTATTTCTAGCGGATCAGTTTCTGGTACCGGCAATGCTGCCGGACGGCACCCGAGTAGTGGCCGAGGTCGCGAAGGGCTGTTCCGGACTGTCTATTACAGAGCAGCCCGTGGTGGATGAGACCCGTTCGTTCGGGGAGATCATTGCTGATGGCGTGACCGTTCCAAAATGTTCCGTCCACCGTTTCAGTGGCGATCCGGACAAGTCGATGCGGCGAGTGAACGATCGCACCGCTGTGGCGATCGCTTGTGACAGCATCGGAATAAGTGAGGCCATGCTCGACGCGACTGTCGAATATGCCTGTATGCGTGAGCAGTTCAATCGTAAGATTGGCTCGTTCCAGGCAGTCAAGCACGCGTGCGCAGACATGTTGGTGAACATCACGATCGCCCGTAAACTCGTGACCAGAGCCGTTGACGCCGTGTGTACTCCCGAGTGGGATGAGCAATCCGCAGTGGCTGCCTCGATGGCCAAAGCCTTCGCAACGGAAATGGCAGTCGACATCGCCGGCAAGGCAATGCAACTTCACGGCGGGATGGGATACACGTGGGAAAGTGGCATCCACGTCTACCTGAAGCGCGCTACCCTGAACCGTTCTCAATTCGGTTCTCCTGCAGCGCATCGAAAGTTGTTAGGCACTCGATATCTGGAGCGCGGTGTCCGGGCGTCAAATCGCGACTACTGA